The following coding sequences lie in one Cupriavidus sp. WKF15 genomic window:
- a CDS encoding DMT family transporter: MTVSTPAVSERAREKFAGVLLIALSASAFGAMAIFARFAYQAGADVYGLLTVRFALAAVALAFVMRARGIRLPAWRRVLALAAMGGIGYVGQSFCFFSALNHAQASLVALLLYLYPLFVTILAAIFLKERLTTAAVIALVLCSAGAGLTVGGGEGSALGIALGLAAAVIYSVYIIVGARVTAGVNAIATTTVICSAAALVYGTISVLRLGAGVPPQFPATAGGWLAMLGIALLSTVLAILTFFAGLQKLGAAQASMLSTLEPVVTVVLAAVLLGEHISGAQAIGGCLILAGVLWLTRRASAPAKMQEN, from the coding sequence ATGACCGTTTCCACGCCCGCTGTCTCCGAACGCGCCCGCGAAAAGTTCGCCGGCGTGCTGCTGATCGCCTTGTCGGCGAGTGCCTTCGGTGCCATGGCGATCTTCGCCCGCTTCGCCTACCAGGCCGGTGCCGATGTCTATGGCCTGCTGACCGTGCGATTCGCACTGGCGGCCGTGGCGCTGGCGTTCGTGATGCGTGCTCGCGGCATCCGGCTGCCTGCGTGGCGGCGCGTGCTGGCGCTGGCGGCCATGGGCGGCATCGGCTACGTCGGCCAGTCCTTCTGCTTCTTCAGCGCGCTCAACCATGCCCAGGCCAGCCTGGTGGCCCTGCTGCTTTACCTGTATCCGCTCTTTGTCACCATCCTGGCGGCCATCTTCCTCAAGGAACGCCTGACGACCGCCGCGGTCATCGCCCTGGTGCTGTGCTCGGCGGGCGCCGGGCTGACCGTGGGCGGCGGGGAGGGCAGTGCGCTCGGCATTGCGCTGGGGCTGGCCGCCGCCGTGATCTATTCGGTCTACATCATCGTCGGCGCGCGGGTGACCGCGGGCGTCAACGCGATTGCCACCACCACGGTGATCTGTTCCGCCGCGGCGCTGGTCTACGGCACGATCAGCGTGCTGCGCCTTGGCGCCGGCGTGCCGCCGCAGTTTCCCGCGACAGCCGGCGGCTGGCTCGCCATGCTCGGCATTGCGCTGTTGTCCACGGTGCTGGCGATCCTGACTTTCTTTGCGGGTTTGCAGAAGCTGGGCGCGGCACAGGCGTCCATGCTGTCCACGCTCGAGCCCGTTGTGACGGTGGTGCTGGCCGCCGTGCTGCTGGGGGAGCATATCAGCGGCGCGCAAGCCATTGGCGGCTGCCTGATCCTGGCAGGCGTGCTGTGGCTGACCCGTCGCGCGAGTGCGCCGGCCAAGATGCAAGAGAATTGA
- the grpE gene encoding nucleotide exchange factor GrpE: MEEQKQTPTTPTPEPAAEAAANAATAAPESAAVDDVAAQLAALEAKAREHYDMYVRSVAESENIRRRAQEDVSKAHKFAIENFADNLLPVMDSLQAALADGSGDIAKLREGVELTARQLAAAFERGKIVELNPVGDKFDPHRHQAISMVPSEQEANTVVTVLQRGYMIADRVLRPALVTVSAPK, from the coding sequence ATGGAAGAACAGAAGCAGACGCCAACCACCCCGACGCCTGAGCCCGCCGCCGAAGCGGCTGCCAATGCCGCGACCGCCGCGCCGGAGAGCGCCGCCGTGGATGACGTGGCGGCGCAGCTTGCCGCGCTGGAAGCCAAGGCGCGCGAGCACTACGACATGTACGTGCGCTCCGTCGCGGAAAGCGAGAACATCCGCCGCCGCGCGCAGGAGGATGTGTCCAAGGCGCACAAGTTCGCCATCGAGAATTTCGCCGACAACCTGCTGCCCGTGATGGACAGCCTGCAGGCCGCCCTGGCGGATGGCTCGGGCGATATTGCCAAGCTGCGCGAAGGCGTCGAGTTGACGGCGCGCCAGCTGGCCGCTGCGTTCGAGCGCGGCAAGATCGTGGAACTGAACCCGGTCGGCGACAAGTTCGACCCGCACCGCCACCAGGCCATCTCGATGGTGCCGTCCGAGCAGGAGGCCAATACCGTCGTGACGGTGCTGCAGCGCGGTTATATGATCGCGGATCGCGTGCTGCGCCCGGCGCTGGTGACGGTTTCGGCACCCAAGTAA
- a CDS encoding DUF1841 family protein, with amino-acid sequence MFNPSREEVRRFFCDAWQKQLAGGVLTPLEAIAVDWIGEHPEYQSLLADTEGALAQDFAPEKGQTNPFLHLSMHLSISEQVSIDQPPGIRQAYETLAQRLDSPHEAQHQVMECLGEMLWQAQRSGLPPDGTHYVDCVRRRASR; translated from the coding sequence ATGTTCAATCCGTCCCGTGAAGAAGTCCGCCGGTTCTTCTGCGATGCCTGGCAGAAGCAGCTTGCCGGCGGCGTCCTGACCCCGCTCGAAGCCATTGCCGTCGACTGGATCGGCGAGCATCCCGAATACCAGTCGTTGCTTGCCGATACCGAAGGTGCGCTGGCGCAGGACTTTGCGCCCGAAAAGGGCCAGACCAACCCGTTCCTGCACCTGTCGATGCACTTGTCGATTTCCGAGCAGGTGTCCATCGACCAGCCACCGGGCATCCGCCAGGCCTACGAAACGCTGGCACAGCGGCTGGATTCCCCGCACGAGGCGCAGCACCAGGTCATGGAATGCCTGGGCGAGATGCTGTGGCAGGCGCAACGCTCCGGGTTGCCACCCGATGGCACGCACTACGTGGACTGCGTGCGGCGCCGCGCGTCGCGCTGA
- a CDS encoding thioredoxin family protein, producing the protein MSDAAAGIPPRSDAHLDHRAFDMLGMQPVDGASIDAAIAAAGDKLVCVFFWGVDCFNCEMAKQAMLSSPEPILALDLHWLHANVYAHPELGQRFGLHGIPVFMFFHNGKKLGRATGWHGHGQFAAAVTNARLKAEGKPLAG; encoded by the coding sequence ATGAGCGATGCAGCAGCCGGTATCCCGCCACGATCCGACGCGCACCTTGACCATCGCGCTTTTGACATGCTCGGGATGCAGCCGGTGGACGGCGCCTCGATCGATGCCGCCATTGCCGCGGCCGGCGACAAGCTGGTGTGCGTGTTCTTCTGGGGTGTGGACTGTTTCAACTGCGAAATGGCGAAGCAGGCCATGCTGTCCAGTCCCGAGCCGATCCTCGCGCTGGATCTGCACTGGTTGCACGCCAATGTCTATGCGCACCCCGAACTCGGGCAGCGCTTCGGCCTGCACGGCATTCCGGTCTTCATGTTCTTCCACAACGGCAAGAAACTCGGCCGTGCCACCGGCTGGCACGGCCATGGCCAGTTTGCCGCGGCGGTGACAAACGCGCGCCTGAAGGCGGAAGGCAAGCCGCTGGCAGGCTAG